From a single Drosophila sulfurigaster albostrigata strain 15112-1811.04 chromosome 3, ASM2355843v2, whole genome shotgun sequence genomic region:
- the LOC133844266 gene encoding ras-related and estrogen-regulated growth inhibitor, with product MTTRIRRKKSTLTELKIAVIGSPSVGKSALIVRFITKRYIGEYDHQTESRYKHEAMVDGEPVLFEILDTCPKADDEFPNAAELIQWADGLLLVYSITDRRSFNYIRRAKSDLQSDTPVQLCANKVDMVHLRQVSRDEGEILAKDFECKFSEVSAADHVDQVAEVFNELCKEVLACKRKSKQSLLERMLGGTRPYSRGKSDSNLPKD from the exons ATGACGACGCGCATACGGCGTAAAAAGTCAACGTTGACAGAGCTCAAGATCGCGGTTATCGGTTCGCCCAGTGTTGGAAAGAGCG ccCTAATCGTGCGCTTCATAACGAAGCGCTACATCGGCGAATATGATCATCAGACTGAGAGTCGCTATAAGCATGAGGCCATGGTCGATGGCGAGCCGGTACTCTTCGAAATACTGGACACATGTCCCAAG GCTGACGATGAATTTCCCAATGCCGCCGAGCTAATCCAATGGGCCGATGGCCTGCTGCTTGTCTACTCCATAACGGATCGTCGCAGCTTCAACTATATACGTCGTGCCAAATCGGATCTGCAGTCGGATACGCCCGTTCAGCTGTGCGCCAACAAAGTGGATATGGTGCACTTGCGTCAGGTCAGTCGCGATGAGGGCGAAATTCTGGCCAAAGACTTTGAGTGCAAGTTTAGCGAGGTCTCAGCAGCGGATCATGTGGATCAGGTGGCCGAGGTATTCAATGAGCTGTGCAAGGAGGTGCTCGCCTGCAAGCGCAAGTCCAAGCAGAGTCTGCTCGAACGCATGCTTGGGGGCACCAGACCCTACAGCAGAGGGAAGAGCGACAGCAACTTGCCAAAAGACTga
- the LOC133841849 gene encoding tyrosine 3-monooxygenase produces the protein MMAVAAAQKNREMFAIKKSYSIENGYPSRRRSLVDDARFESLVVKQTKQTVLEEARNKANDASLEECIQQAKGEHVPAEQNVELQDEQPNLDNLELAVEDEYVSVENIETEAAIENSAEQPADDDEKPKNDYGLTEDEIVLANAASESPEAEAAIQSAALVVRLKEGISSLGRILKAIETFHGTVQHVESRQSRIEGVDHDVLIKLDMTRGNLLQLIRSLRQSGSFSSMNLLAENNISVKAPWFPKHASELDNCNHLMTKYEPDLDMNHPGFADKVYRQRRKEIAEIAFAFKYGDPIPHINYTDVEVKTWRSVFRTVQDLAPKHACAEYRAAFQKLQDEQIFVDHRLPQLQEMSDFLRKNTGFSLRPAAGLLTARDFLASLAFRIFQSTQYVRHVNSPYHTPEPDTIHELLGHMPLLADPSFAQFSQEIGLASLGASDEEIEKLSTVYWFTVEFGLCKEHGQVKAYGAGLLSAYGELLHAISDKCEHRAFEPAATAVQPYQDQEYQPIYYVAESFEDAKDKFRRWVSTMSRPFEVRFNPHTERVEILDSVDKLETLVHQMNTEILHLTNAIQKLRRPF, from the exons ATGATGGCCGTAGCAGCTGCCCAAAAGAACCGCGAAATGTTCGCCATTAAGAAGTCCTACAGTATTGAG AATGGTTATCCATCCCGTCGCCGCAGTCTTGTCGATGATGCACGCTTCGAGAGCCTGGTGGTCAAGCAGACCAAACAAACGGTGCTCGAGGAGGCGCGCAACAAGGCAAATG ATGCCTCGCTGGAGGAGTGCATTCAGCAGGCCAAGGGCGAACATGTGCCCGCCGAGCAAAATGTCGAGCTGCAGGACGAGCAGCCCAATTTGGACAACTTGGAGCTGGCCGTTGAGGATGAATATGTTTCAG tCGAAAATATTGAAACTGAAGCAGCAATTGAAAACAGCGCTGAGCAGCCagccgatgatgatgaaaagCCCAAGAACg ATTATGGCCTCACCGAGGACGAGATTGTCTTGGCCAACGCCGCCTCCGAGTCCCCCGAGGCTGAGGCTGCCATCCAGAGCGCCGCTTTGGTTGTGCGCCTCAAGGAGGGCATCTCATCGCTGGGCCGCATCCTCAAGGCCATCGAGACGTTCCACGGTACCGTGCAGCATGTGGAGTCGCGTCAATCGCGCATCGAGGGCGTCGATCACGATGTGCTCATCAAGCTCGACATGACCCGTGGCAATCTGTTGCAGCTGATTCGCTCGCTGCGCCAATCGGGCTCCTTCAGCAGCATGAATCTGCTGGCCGAGAACAACATCAGCGTGAAGGCCCCATGGTTCCCCAAGCATGCCTCTGAGCTGGATAACTGCAACCATCTGATGACCAAGTACGAACCCGATTTGGACATGAACCATCCCGGATTCGCCGACAAGGTTTACCGTCAGCGTCGCAAGGAGATTGCCGagattgcttttgctttcaagTACGGAGATCCAATTCCACACATCAACTACACCGATGTGGAGGTCAAGACCTGGCGTTCGGTCTTCCGCACCGTTCAGGATTTGGCCCCCAAGCATGCTTGCGCCGAGTATCGTGCCGCCTTCCAGAAGCTCCAGGATGAACAGATCTTTGTCGATCATCGTCTGCCCCAGCTCCAGGAAATGTCCGACTTCTTGCGCAAGAACACTGGCTTCTCGCTTCGCCCAGCTGCTGGTCTGTTGACCGCTCGCGATTTCCTCGCCTCGCTGGCTTTCCGCATTTTCCAGAGCACACAGTATGTGCGTCACGTCAACTCACCATACCACACACCCGAACC CGATACCATCCACGAGCTCTTGGGTCACATGCCGCTGCTGGCCGATCCCAGCTTCGCCCAGTTCTCACAGGAGATTGGTCTGGCCTCGCTGGGCGCCTCCGATGAAGAAATCGAGAAGCTCTCCACG gTCTACTGGTTCACTGTTGAGTTCGGTCTCTGCAAGGAACACGGTCAGGTCAAGGCCTACGGTGCTGGTTTGTTGAGCGCCTACGGCGAGCTGTTGCATGCCATCAGCGACAAGTGCGAGCATCGCGCCTTTGAGCCCGCTGCCACCGCTGTGCAGCCGTATCAGGATCAGGAATATCAGCCCATCTACTATGTGGCCGAGAGTTTCGAGGATGCCAAGGATAAGTTCCGTCGCTGGGTCAGCACCATGTCGCGTCCCTTCGAGGTGCGCTTCAATCCACACACCGAGCGCGTCGAGATCTTGGATTCGGTCGACAAACTGGAGACACTTGTCCATCAGATGAACACTGAAATTCTGCATCTCACCAATGCTATCCAGAAGCTGCGGCGTCCATTCTAA